A DNA window from Mesorhizobium sp. C432A contains the following coding sequences:
- a CDS encoding glucoamylase family protein, whose amino-acid sequence MNIQTNPAHIEKSSAGFPVITEEPIRSNFLPEERLRALGESLAKGDIKDLFGLTQFDFQARIRDSAKKILEVYRSTNAAQAKGETITPAAQWLLDNNYLVEETIFQVKRDLPRRFYRQLPTLEVANRAAVPRALALAWSYVAHSDSSVSATMFKSIVEGFQSVEPLKIGELWALPSLLRFVLIENLRRIAVRVDRTRQMRHIANEVADRVLATDDNADRRKILSGYGAHAQDTTFATQLLYRLRDGSQNAGRALEWLEVELEKTGSDAEEIIISEHRTLSSGNVTTGNIIRGLRLINDVDWTVWFEGVSRIDTLLRERTDFAALDFFSRDQYRTSIEQLARRSDLSEFRVAEKAIELASHVPGVTDASGVPDASADPAMHTDVGFFLVGPRRPDLEKAIGYRPPFHVTFKRAFTATGWLGIVVPVFLLTVLLLVVSGNALAHLGLSVESITLMLALFAVPASEGALAFFNTVVSLFLKPTRLVGYDYKHGIPAASRTLVVVPSLIGSRDDVEENIRNIEVHHLANTAEEIHFALLSDWPDSKTEIDAADIEILQYARDEIARLNARYPSEGAPRFYILHRRRLYNQAQGAWMGWERKRGKLHELNLLLRGDSDTTFLPLDVPLPEKVVYVMTLDADTRTTRDAVSSLVGKLAHPLNRPHFDATKRVVTAGYTILQPRITASLTSGDDASFFQRVFSSNSGLDPYVFAVSDLYQDVFSDGSFTGKGLYHVDAFEAALQGRIEENTVLSHDLLEGALARAALVTDVELVEDYPTRYSVDASRHHRWARGDWQLLRFIFSPRSGVPALSRWKMVDNLRRSLTPIFWVMAAIAGWTLLPFTQAAQWQALLILSLFMAPTFDVVNAILPKSGDQTPRGHFSALAHDTVFGTALVALKVLLMAHNAWMMGDAIVRTLYRLFVSRQNLLEWRTASQAHKGGDNDIGSYYSMMYGAVIIGVVGLAIPVLADSTGAFVAFFFALFWIGSPAVACWISRSAETEDRLRISQADIHALRTVARRTWHYFETFVTAEHHNLPPDNFQESPAPVVAPRTSPTNIGVYLLSVVSARDFGWIALSDAITRIDATMTTIESMPRNRGHLFNWYDTTTLKPLYPLYISAVDSGNLAGHLVAVAAACAEWAEAPSVHLQGDFEGVLDTVSILDESLEELPDDRRQLRPLRQRLADRLDGMRRAVMTIKAQPEMASIRTINLAVLAGEIRKLATAIHTEAGSQRSDIIADWAARLEATCEAHVHDSHSDENAVEALRAKLLALRERCRRYAFEMDFSFLMRQERKLLSIGYRVEEHQLDESCYDLLASEARLTSLFAIAKGDLPTEHWFRLGRPIVEIGFQGALMSWSGSMFEYLMPPLVMKEPQGSILNQTSKLIIKRQIQYARSKNVPWGISEAAYNARDRELTYQYTNFGVPGLGLKRGLGQNTVIAPYATILAAQFTPRESVQNLARLRSIGALGRHGFYDAVDFTPQRVPEGTDHAVVLNYMAHHSGMSIAAVADAIFEGRLRDRFHSDPVIESAELLLQERAPRDIPTATVRTEADERSKDETEVESPDSRIVLDPLRALRATSVMSNGRYSVMVSATGSGYSRWGELAVTRWQPDPTEDRLGSYIFLRDAGSGDWWSATAEPKQATGERVQTLFSDDKASFVKTVGSLRSEVECIVISEGNGEGRRVTLYNDGATDRHIEVTSFAELVLGNEASDNAHPAFSKMFIETEIAANNGAIFATRRKREKNEPDVTMVHFVTDPSGSARDAEAETDRRAFIGRGRTIAEAAAFDPGAKLGGHHGFTLDPVAALRRQVRVPANKKISLTFWTAVGANRAELDEAIARLDHPESFARQAMLAWTRSQVQTRHLGLSLTDAANVQKLARFLIYPDPFLRLPGESIASGLGKQSSLWPTSISGDFPIFLVRIGDVADLEIVAQALRFQEYMRARGMMIDFVVVNEQASSYVQDLQRAVETLCENSRLRGKELGPRQHIFAVRRDLMDEATYKTLLAVARVVLHTRNGTIFDQIERAEAAALQARDGLQPAAPASLREPSLPVPAAPAYHAASDSSADGSGLSQWNGFGGFEGDGRHYVTRLTGRRTTPQPWINVVSNASFGFHVSAEGAAFTWSRNSRDYQLTPWSNDPVTNRPGEGIYIYDQASGKAFSPLAAVVRDPSMTYETWHGQGFSTFRSKRGPLSMDLTHVVDPVDPVKITRLRIQNSGSAPARLRIYAYAEWVLGSHRSSTAATIIPSRDPATGALLAQNPYGLDFGDRVAFLAATGPVHSVTADRGEFIGRQGTSAFPHTVVSGAGLSGRVEAGDDPCAAVASDIDIPAGGDVTLVWLLGDAATSAEASALVQTHSGKDFDQRLADNERVWRGFLDTIQVETPDKALDAMVNHWLPYQSLACRIRARSAFYQASGAFGFRDQLQDTLALLAHDPKLARDQILNAARRQFPEGDVQHWWLPRTDAGVRTMISDDVVWLAHATNRYIEVTGDTGILKEQLPFIDGQVLGEGEHDAFFTPEISKTNASLYDHCARALDLAVKRSSPAGLPLILGGDWNDGMNRVGEAGKGESVWLGWFLLKTLGDFTTVAKGQGDTKRAQAWTKHADVLKRALESTAWDGQWYRRGSYDDGTPLGSHNSDECKIDSIAQSWSVLSGEGDPARSTTAMQQATNLLVDDKLKIVKLFTPAFQNTRKDPGYIKSYPPGVRENGGQYTHAATWFVIALAEMGRTDDAYRCFSMLNPVNHALDDASAEHYRVEPYVVAADIYSGEGKGGRGGWTWYTGSAGWLYRAAVEGILGIERRGKQITFRPKLPSHWDGYSATLKMLGSEIKVRVIRDKKAKSISLEVNGTKTKSSGFQPKAGDKTEVVVKIPA is encoded by the coding sequence ATGAATATCCAGACAAATCCTGCCCATATCGAAAAGTCCAGCGCCGGCTTCCCGGTCATCACCGAAGAGCCGATACGCTCCAATTTCCTGCCCGAAGAGCGGCTGCGCGCGCTGGGCGAAAGCCTCGCCAAGGGCGACATCAAGGACCTGTTCGGCCTGACGCAGTTCGATTTCCAGGCCCGCATCCGCGACAGCGCCAAGAAAATCCTCGAAGTCTACCGCTCGACCAATGCCGCCCAGGCCAAGGGCGAAACCATCACGCCTGCCGCGCAATGGCTGCTCGACAACAATTATCTCGTCGAGGAGACCATTTTTCAGGTGAAGCGCGACCTGCCGCGCCGTTTCTACCGGCAGTTGCCGACCCTGGAAGTGGCCAACCGCGCCGCGGTGCCGCGCGCGCTGGCCCTGGCCTGGAGCTATGTCGCCCATTCCGACAGTTCGGTTTCGGCGACCATGTTCAAATCCATCGTCGAGGGTTTTCAGTCGGTCGAGCCGCTCAAGATCGGCGAATTGTGGGCGCTGCCGTCGCTGCTGCGCTTCGTTTTGATCGAGAATCTGCGCCGCATCGCCGTGCGCGTCGACCGCACCAGGCAGATGCGCCATATCGCCAACGAGGTCGCCGACCGCGTGCTGGCGACCGACGACAATGCAGACCGCCGGAAGATCCTGTCGGGCTACGGCGCGCATGCGCAGGACACCACCTTCGCCACCCAGTTGCTCTACCGCCTGCGCGACGGCTCGCAGAATGCCGGCAGGGCGCTGGAATGGCTGGAGGTCGAGCTCGAGAAAACCGGCTCCGACGCCGAGGAAATCATCATTTCCGAGCATCGCACGCTGTCCAGCGGCAATGTCACCACCGGCAACATCATCCGCGGCCTGCGCCTCATCAACGACGTCGACTGGACGGTGTGGTTCGAGGGCGTCAGCCGCATCGACACGCTGTTGCGCGAGCGCACCGATTTCGCCGCGCTCGATTTCTTTTCGCGCGACCAGTACCGCACGTCGATCGAGCAACTGGCGCGGCGCTCCGACCTGTCCGAATTCCGTGTCGCCGAAAAGGCCATCGAGCTGGCCAGCCATGTTCCCGGGGTCACCGATGCCTCCGGCGTGCCGGATGCATCAGCCGATCCGGCCATGCATACCGATGTCGGCTTCTTCCTGGTCGGCCCGCGCCGGCCGGATCTGGAAAAGGCGATCGGCTATCGGCCGCCCTTCCATGTGACCTTCAAGCGCGCCTTCACCGCCACGGGCTGGCTCGGCATCGTTGTGCCGGTCTTCCTGCTGACGGTGCTACTGCTGGTTGTCTCCGGCAATGCGCTTGCCCATCTCGGCCTGTCGGTGGAATCCATCACGCTGATGCTGGCGCTGTTTGCGGTGCCTGCCAGCGAAGGCGCGCTCGCCTTCTTCAACACCGTTGTTTCACTGTTCCTGAAGCCGACGCGGCTCGTCGGCTATGACTACAAGCACGGCATTCCGGCGGCATCACGCACCTTGGTCGTGGTGCCGTCGCTGATCGGCTCGCGCGATGATGTCGAGGAAAACATCCGCAACATCGAGGTGCATCACCTCGCCAACACGGCCGAAGAAATCCATTTCGCGCTGCTGTCCGACTGGCCGGATTCCAAGACCGAGATCGACGCCGCCGACATCGAGATCCTGCAATATGCGCGCGACGAGATCGCCAGGCTCAATGCCCGTTATCCCTCGGAAGGCGCGCCGCGTTTCTATATCCTGCATCGCCGCCGGCTCTACAACCAGGCGCAGGGCGCCTGGATGGGCTGGGAGCGCAAGCGCGGCAAGCTGCATGAGCTGAACCTTCTCTTGCGCGGCGACAGCGACACCACCTTCCTGCCGCTCGACGTGCCGCTGCCGGAAAAGGTCGTCTATGTCATGACGCTCGACGCCGACACGCGCACCACGCGCGACGCCGTGTCGTCACTGGTCGGCAAGCTCGCCCATCCGCTCAACCGCCCGCATTTTGACGCGACAAAGCGCGTCGTTACCGCCGGCTACACCATTCTGCAGCCGCGCATCACAGCCTCGCTCACCAGCGGCGACGACGCTTCTTTCTTCCAGCGCGTCTTCTCGTCCAACAGCGGTCTCGATCCTTACGTCTTTGCCGTCTCGGATCTCTACCAGGACGTCTTCAGCGACGGCTCCTTCACCGGCAAGGGCCTTTATCACGTCGACGCTTTCGAGGCGGCGCTGCAGGGCCGCATCGAGGAAAACACCGTCCTCAGCCACGATCTGCTCGAAGGTGCGCTGGCGCGCGCAGCACTTGTCACCGACGTCGAACTGGTCGAGGACTATCCTACCCGCTACTCGGTCGACGCCTCGCGCCACCACCGCTGGGCGCGCGGCGACTGGCAGCTGCTGCGCTTCATCTTCTCGCCGCGTTCCGGCGTGCCGGCGCTGTCGCGCTGGAAGATGGTCGACAATCTGCGCCGCTCGCTGACCCCGATCTTCTGGGTGATGGCGGCGATCGCCGGCTGGACGCTGCTGCCCTTCACGCAGGCCGCGCAGTGGCAGGCGCTGCTGATCCTGTCGCTGTTCATGGCGCCGACCTTCGATGTCGTCAACGCCATCCTGCCCAAGAGCGGCGACCAGACGCCGCGCGGCCATTTCTCCGCACTGGCGCACGACACCGTCTTCGGCACGGCCCTTGTGGCGCTGAAAGTGCTGTTGATGGCGCACAATGCCTGGATGATGGGCGACGCCATCGTGCGCACGCTCTACCGCCTGTTCGTCAGCCGCCAGAACCTGCTGGAATGGCGCACCGCGTCGCAGGCGCACAAGGGCGGCGACAACGATATCGGCTCCTATTACAGCATGATGTATGGCGCCGTGATCATCGGCGTCGTCGGTCTCGCTATCCCCGTGCTGGCCGATTCCACCGGTGCCTTCGTCGCCTTCTTCTTCGCTCTGTTCTGGATCGGTTCGCCGGCGGTTGCCTGCTGGATCAGCCGCTCGGCCGAGACCGAGGACCGCCTGCGCATATCGCAGGCCGACATCCACGCGCTGCGCACCGTGGCGCGCCGCACCTGGCATTATTTCGAAACCTTCGTCACGGCCGAGCACCACAATCTGCCGCCCGACAATTTCCAGGAAAGCCCGGCGCCGGTTGTGGCGCCGCGGACGTCGCCGACCAATATCGGCGTCTACCTGCTGTCGGTGGTGTCGGCACGCGATTTCGGCTGGATTGCGCTCTCCGACGCCATCACCCGCATCGACGCCACGATGACGACCATCGAGAGCATGCCGCGCAACCGCGGCCACCTCTTCAACTGGTACGACACCACGACGCTCAAGCCGCTCTATCCGCTTTACATCTCGGCCGTCGACAGCGGCAATCTCGCCGGACATCTGGTCGCGGTGGCGGCTGCCTGCGCCGAATGGGCGGAAGCCCCGTCCGTTCACCTGCAGGGCGATTTCGAAGGCGTCCTCGACACGGTGAGTATCCTCGACGAGAGCCTCGAGGAATTGCCTGACGACCGCCGGCAACTGCGGCCGTTGCGCCAGCGTCTGGCCGATCGCCTCGATGGCATGCGGCGCGCCGTCATGACCATCAAGGCGCAGCCGGAGATGGCCTCGATCCGCACCATTAACCTGGCCGTGCTTGCCGGCGAGATCCGCAAGCTCGCCACCGCCATCCACACCGAGGCCGGATCGCAGCGCAGCGACATTATCGCCGACTGGGCGGCACGGCTGGAAGCGACCTGCGAGGCGCATGTGCATGACTCGCACAGCGACGAAAACGCCGTCGAAGCCTTGCGCGCCAAGCTGCTGGCGCTGCGCGAACGCTGCCGCCGCTATGCATTCGAGATGGATTTCTCTTTCCTGATGCGTCAGGAGCGCAAACTGCTCTCGATCGGCTACCGGGTCGAGGAGCACCAGCTCGATGAGAGCTGCTACGATCTGCTCGCCTCCGAGGCGCGGCTGACCAGCCTGTTCGCCATCGCCAAGGGTGACCTGCCGACGGAGCATTGGTTCCGGCTTGGAAGGCCGATCGTCGAGATCGGCTTCCAGGGTGCGCTGATGTCCTGGTCGGGCTCGATGTTCGAGTATCTGATGCCGCCACTGGTGATGAAGGAGCCGCAGGGGTCGATCCTCAACCAGACCAGCAAGCTGATCATCAAGCGCCAGATCCAGTACGCGCGTTCGAAGAACGTGCCCTGGGGCATTTCGGAAGCGGCCTACAATGCCCGCGACCGCGAACTGACCTACCAGTATACCAATTTCGGCGTGCCCGGACTTGGCCTCAAGCGCGGCCTTGGCCAGAACACGGTGATCGCCCCTTACGCCACGATCCTCGCGGCGCAGTTCACACCGCGCGAATCCGTCCAGAATCTGGCCAGGCTGCGCTCCATCGGCGCTCTCGGCCGGCATGGCTTTTACGACGCCGTCGACTTCACGCCGCAGCGCGTGCCGGAAGGCACCGACCACGCTGTTGTCCTGAACTACATGGCGCATCACTCCGGCATGTCGATCGCCGCCGTTGCCGACGCCATCTTCGAGGGCCGGCTGCGCGACCGCTTCCACAGCGATCCGGTGATCGAGTCTGCCGAACTCCTGCTGCAGGAGAGGGCGCCGCGCGACATCCCGACCGCCACGGTCAGGACCGAAGCCGACGAGCGCTCGAAGGACGAGACCGAGGTCGAGAGCCCGGATTCGCGCATCGTCCTCGACCCGCTGAGGGCGTTGCGCGCCACCAGCGTCATGTCCAATGGCCGCTACTCCGTCATGGTCTCGGCCACCGGTTCCGGTTACAGCCGCTGGGGCGAACTCGCCGTCACCCGTTGGCAGCCCGACCCGACCGAAGACCGGCTCGGCTCCTACATCTTCCTGCGCGACGCCGGCAGCGGCGACTGGTGGTCGGCCACCGCGGAGCCGAAGCAGGCGACCGGCGAGAGAGTGCAGACGCTGTTTTCCGACGACAAGGCGAGCTTCGTCAAAACAGTGGGCTCGCTTCGTTCGGAGGTCGAATGCATCGTCATCTCGGAAGGCAATGGCGAGGGACGGCGCGTCACGCTCTACAATGACGGCGCCACTGACCGGCATATCGAGGTGACCTCCTTTGCCGAGCTGGTGCTGGGCAACGAAGCCTCCGACAATGCCCATCCTGCGTTCTCGAAAATGTTTATCGAGACCGAGATCGCTGCCAATAACGGCGCCATCTTTGCCACCAGGCGCAAGCGCGAGAAGAACGAGCCTGACGTCACCATGGTGCATTTCGTCACCGATCCGTCCGGGTCGGCGCGCGATGCCGAGGCCGAAACCGACCGCCGTGCCTTCATCGGCCGTGGCCGTACCATCGCGGAAGCGGCGGCCTTCGATCCCGGCGCCAAGCTTGGCGGTCACCACGGCTTCACCCTCGATCCGGTAGCGGCCCTGCGCCGCCAGGTGCGGGTGCCGGCCAACAAGAAGATATCGCTGACCTTCTGGACCGCCGTCGGCGCCAACCGCGCCGAACTGGACGAGGCCATCGCCAGGCTCGACCATCCCGAAAGTTTTGCTCGCCAGGCGATGCTTGCCTGGACGCGTTCGCAGGTGCAGACCCGCCATCTTGGTCTCAGCCTGACCGACGCCGCCAACGTGCAGAAGCTGGCGCGCTTCCTGATCTATCCCGATCCGTTCCTGCGCCTGCCCGGCGAATCCATCGCTTCGGGGCTGGGCAAGCAGTCCAGCCTGTGGCCGACCAGCATTTCGGGCGATTTCCCGATCTTCCTGGTCCGCATCGGCGACGTGGCCGACCTCGAAATTGTCGCCCAGGCGCTGCGCTTCCAGGAGTATATGCGCGCCCGCGGCATGATGATCGACTTCGTGGTCGTCAACGAGCAGGCATCGTCCTATGTCCAGGACCTGCAGCGCGCGGTCGAAACGCTGTGCGAAAACAGCCGCCTGCGCGGCAAGGAACTCGGGCCGCGCCAGCACATCTTCGCCGTGCGCCGCGACCTGATGGACGAGGCGACGTACAAGACGCTGCTGGCGGTTGCCCGCGTGGTTCTGCACACGCGCAACGGCACCATCTTCGACCAGATCGAACGCGCCGAGGCGGCAGCCTTGCAAGCACGCGATGGCCTGCAGCCGGCGGCCCCCGCGTCACTGCGCGAGCCGTCTCTGCCGGTGCCGGCGGCGCCTGCATACCATGCCGCGTCCGACAGCAGCGCCGACGGCAGCGGCCTCAGCCAGTGGAACGGCTTCGGCGGTTTCGAAGGCGATGGCCGTCACTATGTCACGCGTCTCACCGGCCGGCGCACGACTCCGCAGCCCTGGATCAACGTCGTCTCGAACGCCTCGTTCGGATTCCATGTCTCGGCCGAAGGCGCTGCCTTCACCTGGAGCCGCAACAGCCGCGATTACCAACTGACGCCATGGTCGAACGATCCGGTCACCAACCGGCCGGGCGAGGGCATCTACATCTACGATCAGGCCAGCGGCAAGGCATTCTCGCCGCTGGCTGCCGTGGTCCGCGATCCCTCGATGACCTATGAGACATGGCACGGCCAGGGCTTCTCGACCTTCCGATCCAAACGCGGCCCGCTGTCGATGGATCTGACGCACGTCGTCGATCCCGTCGATCCAGTGAAGATCACGCGGCTGCGCATCCAGAACTCGGGCTCGGCGCCGGCGCGGCTGCGCATCTATGCCTATGCCGAATGGGTTCTCGGCAGCCATCGCTCGAGCACGGCTGCGACCATCATCCCGTCCAGGGATCCAGCGACCGGCGCGCTTCTGGCGCAAAACCCCTACGGTCTCGATTTCGGCGACCGGGTGGCCTTCCTGGCCGCCACCGGTCCGGTGCATTCGGTGACAGCCGATCGTGGCGAGTTCATCGGCAGGCAGGGCACCAGCGCCTTCCCGCACACTGTCGTCAGCGGCGCCGGCCTGTCGGGCCGCGTCGAGGCCGGCGACGATCCGTGCGCAGCTGTCGCCAGCGACATCGACATCCCTGCCGGCGGCGACGTCACGCTGGTCTGGCTGCTTGGCGACGCCGCTACATCAGCCGAAGCGAGCGCGTTGGTGCAGACCCATTCGGGCAAGGATTTCGACCAGCGGCTGGCCGATAATGAACGCGTCTGGCGCGGCTTCCTCGACACCATCCAGGTCGAGACGCCCGACAAGGCGCTCGACGCCATGGTCAATCACTGGCTGCCCTATCAGAGCCTGGCCTGCCGCATCCGCGCCCGCTCGGCCTTTTATCAGGCAAGCGGCGCCTTCGGCTTCCGCGACCAGCTGCAGGACACGCTGGCCCTGCTTGCGCATGATCCGAAACTGGCGCGCGACCAGATCCTCAATGCGGCGCGCCGGCAGTTCCCCGAAGGCGACGTCCAGCATTGGTGGTTGCCGCGCACCGACGCAGGCGTGCGCACCATGATCTCCGACGATGTGGTCTGGCTGGCGCATGCCACCAATCGCTACATCGAGGTGACCGGCGATACAGGGATCCTGAAGGAGCAGCTGCCTTTCATCGACGGGCAGGTGCTGGGCGAGGGCGAGCACGACGCCTTCTTCACGCCGGAAATCTCCAAGACGAACGCGTCGCTCTACGACCATTGCGCGCGTGCGCTCGACCTTGCGGTCAAGCGCAGCAGCCCGGCCGGGCTGCCGCTGATCCTCGGCGGCGACTGGAACGACGGCATGAACCGCGTCGGCGAAGCCGGCAAGGGGGAGAGTGTCTGGCTCGGCTGGTTCCTTTTGAAGACGCTGGGCGACTTTACCACCGTGGCCAAGGGGCAGGGCGACACCAAGCGGGCGCAGGCCTGGACAAAACACGCCGATGTGCTGAAGCGGGCGCTGGAAAGCACCGCCTGGGACGGCCAGTGGTATCGCCGCGGCAGCTACGACGACGGCACGCCGCTTGGCTCGCATAATTCGGACGAGTGCAAGATCGACTCCATCGCGCAGTCGTGGAGCGTGCTCTCCGGCGAGGGCGACCCCGCGCGCTCGACCACGGCGATGCAGCAGGCGACGAACCTGCTGGTCGACGACAAGCTCAAGATCGTCAAACTGTTTACCCCGGCCTTCCAGAACACGAGAAAGGACCCTGGTTACATCAAGAGTTATCCGCCGGGCGTGCGCGAGAACGGCGGCCAGTACACCCATGCGGCGACCTGGTTTGTCATCGCGCTCGCCGAAATGGGCCGCACCGACGATGCCTATCGCTGCTTCTCGATGCTGAACCCGGTCAACCATGCGCTCGACGATGCATCGGCCGAGCATTACCGCGTCGAGCCGTACGTCGTCGCCGCCGACATCTATTCCGGTGAGGGCAAGGGCGGTCGCGGCGGCTGGACCTGGTATACGGGCTCAGCGGGATGGCTCTACCGTGCTGCGGTCGAAGGAATTCTGGGCATTGAGCGGCGGGGCAAGCAGATCACGTTCCGGCCGAAACTGCCCAGCCATTGGGACGGCTATTCTGCCACGCTGAAGATGCTGGGGTCGGAGATCAAGGTTCGCGTCATCCGCGACAAAAAGGCCAAATCCATCTCGCTCGAAGTCAATGGAACCAAGACAAAGTCTTCCGGTTTTCAGCCGAAAGCCGGCGACAAGACCGAGGTGGTCGTCAAGATACCCGCGTAA